The Niallia alba genome includes a window with the following:
- a CDS encoding SGNH/GDSL hydrolase family protein has product MKKGLKYIIYSLIFIVIISMFYLLIDSKQPERNVYKKIADGKQVNYLIVGDSIGRSSGASNNHRKWFQLVERSLTKKYGGSFKRHLVVQSGATAFEGLYKLKNSLSKDVDLVFIVFGENDRKYMDDKQFYFFYQSLLEEIVIRHPHAELVTITESSLDNEDFVHIIKQLSKEFYATNIDMRIPFRNSGLSTERLTNDLVHPNDYGYYLYAQAVVDTMNKAIREKKTVLTSTIPVKEVSSLEMNTLHPFHSIDPSFKNEAGFYTSNKIGADIEYHFSGSFLGVNVIRSEKGGMIDVFVDDNYVTTISTWWPFKKERSLYVTSGLTDRNHTVTFQLSANKSRYNITDQQLVQISSIITN; this is encoded by the coding sequence ATGAAAAAGGGATTAAAATACATTATTTACTCGCTTATTTTTATCGTTATTATAAGTATGTTTTATTTATTAATTGATTCGAAACAACCGGAAAGAAATGTCTATAAAAAAATTGCTGATGGAAAACAGGTCAACTATTTAATTGTCGGTGATAGTATAGGTCGTAGCTCAGGAGCTAGCAATAACCATAGAAAATGGTTTCAACTTGTAGAGAGAAGTTTAACAAAAAAATACGGAGGATCTTTTAAAAGACATTTAGTTGTACAAAGTGGCGCTACAGCATTTGAAGGCTTATATAAATTGAAAAATAGCTTATCTAAAGATGTTGATTTAGTATTCATTGTGTTTGGAGAAAATGATCGAAAATATATGGACGATAAGCAATTTTACTTCTTTTATCAATCTTTATTAGAAGAAATCGTCATCCGTCATCCGCATGCAGAATTAGTGACAATTACGGAAAGTAGTCTAGATAACGAGGATTTTGTTCACATAATTAAACAATTATCAAAAGAATTTTATGCTACCAATATCGATATGAGAATTCCTTTTCGAAACTCTGGTCTATCCACTGAACGTTTAACAAATGATCTGGTACATCCAAATGATTATGGTTACTATTTATATGCACAAGCAGTTGTTGATACAATGAACAAAGCAATTCGGGAGAAAAAAACCGTTCTCACTTCCACTATTCCAGTTAAAGAAGTATCTAGTCTAGAAATGAATACTCTTCATCCATTTCATTCAATTGATCCTTCTTTTAAAAACGAAGCAGGCTTTTATACATCGAATAAAATTGGCGCTGATATTGAATATCATTTTTCCGGATCTTTTTTAGGAGTGAACGTAATTAGAAGTGAAAAAGGTGGCATGATAGATGTTTTTGTAGATGATAACTATGTGACAACTATATCCACATGGTGGCCGTTTAAGAAAGAAAGATCCTTATATGTCACGAGTGGATTAACCGATCGGAATCATACAGTTACCTTTCAATTATCTGCAAATAAATCAAGGTATAACATAACAGATCAACAACTAGTTCAAATTTCTTCTATTATTACTAATTAA
- the msrB gene encoding peptide-methionine (R)-S-oxide reductase MsrB: protein MEKNKLKENLTPIQYEVTQNNGTEPPFRNDYWDEFSEGIYVDVVSGKPLFSSLDKYDAGCGWPSFTKPIDEEELIEKKDTSHGMIRTEVRSKEADSHLGHVFNDGPNPTGLRYCMNSAAMKFIPKEELEEKGYGKYLRLFK from the coding sequence ATGGAAAAAAATAAATTAAAAGAAAATTTAACACCAATCCAATATGAAGTAACTCAAAATAATGGAACTGAACCACCATTTCGTAATGACTACTGGGATGAGTTTTCAGAAGGTATTTATGTAGATGTTGTTTCTGGAAAACCGTTGTTTAGTTCTCTAGATAAATATGATGCGGGTTGCGGTTGGCCAAGCTTTACAAAACCAATCGATGAAGAGGAATTAATAGAAAAGAAGGATACAAGTCATGGCATGATTCGTACCGAAGTGAGAAGTAAAGAAGCGGATTCCCATTTAGGTCATGTGTTCAATGATGGACCAAATCCAACTGGTTTACGTTACTGTATGAATTCAGCTGCGATGAAATTTATCCCCAAAGAAGAGCTTGAAGAAAAAGGTTACGGAAAGTACTTGCGATTGTTTAAATAG
- the rsgA gene encoding ribosome small subunit-dependent GTPase A, translating to MELTHIGFNDNVKEAYEKIAKVNQIIGRISLEHKRMYRVWTVYGELLCEVSGKLAYGAQSREGYPAVGDWVILTPRSAEAKGTITNILPRKSKFSRKVAGNNTEEQIVAANIDMIFLVNSLNEDLNIRRLERYVTLTWESGASPVIVLTKADLTADLSEKLRVVESVALGIPVITISVVNNIGLNQLKTYLHPGKTVALLGSSGVGKSTLTNYLCGYEKQEVQEIRDTDAKGRHTTTNREMVLLPNNAILIDTPGMRELQLWNSEDGISNSFSEIEELAASCKFRDCQHEKEMGCAVKLAIEEGELEEERLQSYKKLLRELAFLERRQDKKAKSDEKKKWKCTTKQFRKR from the coding sequence ATGGAATTAACGCATATCGGTTTTAATGATAATGTAAAAGAAGCATATGAAAAGATAGCAAAGGTAAATCAAATAATTGGTAGAATTTCTTTAGAACATAAAAGAATGTATCGTGTGTGGACTGTTTACGGAGAGCTGTTATGTGAGGTTTCCGGAAAATTAGCTTACGGTGCACAATCAAGAGAGGGATACCCTGCTGTAGGAGATTGGGTTATTCTTACCCCAAGAAGTGCCGAAGCAAAAGGAACGATTACTAATATTTTGCCGCGAAAAAGCAAATTTTCGAGAAAAGTAGCAGGGAACAATACAGAAGAACAAATAGTAGCAGCAAATATAGATATGATTTTTTTGGTCAATTCTTTAAATGAAGATTTAAATATAAGAAGATTAGAGAGATATGTAACCTTAACATGGGAAAGTGGTGCGAGTCCGGTTATTGTGTTAACGAAAGCCGACCTAACAGCAGATTTAAGCGAAAAATTAAGGGTAGTTGAATCAGTCGCTTTGGGGATACCTGTAATAACGATAAGTGTTGTAAATAATATCGGATTGAATCAGTTGAAAACATATCTTCATCCTGGAAAGACAGTTGCTTTATTAGGATCATCTGGTGTGGGGAAGTCGACATTAACGAATTATTTGTGTGGTTATGAAAAACAGGAAGTACAAGAAATTAGAGATACAGATGCAAAAGGTAGGCATACTACGACTAACCGGGAAATGGTGTTATTACCAAATAATGCGATTTTAATCGATACTCCAGGGATGAGAGAGCTTCAATTATGGAATAGTGAAGACGGGATTTCTAACAGTTTTTCAGAAATAGAAGAGCTTGCAGCAAGTTGTAAATTTAGAGATTGTCAGCATGAAAAAGAAATGGGGTGTGCTGTGAAACTTGCTATTGAAGAGGGAGAATTGGAAGAAGAAAGACTGCAAAGCTATAAAAAATTATTAAGGGAATTAGCTTTTTTAGAAAGACGTCAAGATAAAAAGGCAAAGTCTGATGAGAAGAAGAAATGGAAATGCACGACAAAGCAATTTAGGAAGAGATGA
- a CDS encoding YozE family protein: MTKSFYHFLMKFRHPEPNDQISEFANEAYLDHDFPKNSFDYDEISEYLELNGHYLQSMRVFDEAWEQYLFQEEKKNYSY, from the coding sequence ATGACTAAATCCTTTTATCATTTTTTAATGAAGTTTCGACATCCTGAACCAAATGATCAAATTAGTGAATTTGCAAATGAAGCTTATCTTGATCATGATTTTCCAAAGAATAGTTTTGACTATGATGAGATCAGTGAATATTTAGAATTAAATGGTCACTATTTGCAAAGTATGCGTGTTTTTGATGAGGCTTGGGAACAATATCTATTTCAAGAAGAAAAGAAAAATTATAGTTATTGA
- a CDS encoding YpmS family protein, producing MFNNKWKVAFLTLVGVLVVCIIFLAILIFKPVEKSPIIKKKEREEVPFAVTTNREDLTKLINHYLEKEGLNGPIHYEINIADQVELYGTLPIFNTDIQMKLSFEPIALENGDLLLKQKEISIGQLPLPVSYVMNFIANQYNFPEWVDINPEDEEIYVHLTKMDLKNGMLIEAITFDLEQNIIQFNLLLPTE from the coding sequence TTGTTTAACAATAAGTGGAAAGTAGCATTTTTAACATTAGTAGGTGTTCTCGTAGTTTGTATTATCTTTTTAGCTATTCTGATATTTAAACCTGTCGAGAAGTCACCAATCATCAAGAAAAAAGAACGGGAAGAAGTACCTTTTGCTGTTACGACAAATCGTGAGGACTTAACTAAGTTAATTAATCATTATTTAGAAAAAGAAGGACTTAATGGACCCATTCATTATGAAATTAATATAGCGGATCAAGTAGAGTTATACGGTACCTTGCCAATATTTAATACAGATATTCAAATGAAGTTGTCCTTTGAACCCATTGCATTAGAAAACGGAGATTTATTATTAAAGCAAAAAGAAATCAGTATTGGTCAGCTGCCACTGCCAGTTTCTTATGTTATGAATTTTATCGCTAATCAATATAACTTCCCAGAATGGGTTGATATAAACCCAGAGGATGAAGAAATATATGTTCATTTAACAAAAATGGACCTGAAAAATGGAATGCTTATAGAAGCGATAACATTTGATTTAGAACAAAATATTATTCAATTTAACTTGTTACTGCCAACTGAATAA
- the msrA gene encoding peptide-methionine (S)-S-oxide reductase MsrA, with amino-acid sequence MEKNTELATFAGGCFWCMVKPFDQEPGIMKVISGYTGGHKENPTYKEVCSETTGHYEAVQITYDPSVYSYEKLLNIYWQQIDPTDPGGQFYDRGQSYQTVIFYHTEEQKNLAEASKQQLEASGKFNKPIATKILPASTFYPAEEYHQDYYKKNPEHYNRYHIGSGRASYIQSNWREN; translated from the coding sequence GTGGAAAAGAATACGGAATTAGCAACATTTGCAGGTGGCTGTTTCTGGTGTATGGTTAAGCCTTTTGATCAAGAGCCTGGAATCATGAAAGTTATTTCAGGATATACAGGTGGTCATAAAGAAAATCCAACATATAAAGAAGTTTGTTCAGAGACGACAGGACATTATGAGGCGGTTCAAATTACGTATGATCCGAGTGTGTACTCTTATGAAAAACTTCTTAATATCTATTGGCAACAAATTGATCCAACTGATCCTGGTGGTCAATTCTATGACCGTGGACAATCTTATCAAACAGTAATTTTTTATCACACTGAAGAGCAGAAGAACTTAGCTGAAGCATCGAAGCAGCAATTAGAAGCAAGCGGAAAATTTAACAAACCGATAGCAACAAAAATACTTCCAGCTTCAACATTTTATCCTGCTGAAGAGTATCATCAGGATTATTATAAAAAAAATCCTGAACATTATAATCGTTATCATATTGGTTCAGGTCGTGCATCATATATTCAATCGAATTGGAGAGAGAATTAA
- a CDS encoding DUF4397 domain-containing protein, producing the protein MPQNHYHSIHEAGMYNVLSDYYKYTNPELHVYYYHKHLLSLKHAFSHEEKSAIVADVDRQKEYGKIRILHGSQNLAIVDIYINGMRMFKEVSFKTMSNDLTLPAGKYQIDIYETGKMIDALCSQKISVESNIYHTFAFSGSEKKIKIHSFPEYTVVPPNETKLRFIQLAENLPTIDIAVQKGDTVFPSILYKGASSYLGLYPMTVNLEARNAETKEVIIAFPPIRLEADKTYSAIIVEGHEDKRCELLLFSC; encoded by the coding sequence ATGCCACAAAATCACTATCACTCGATACATGAAGCTGGTATGTATAATGTATTAAGTGATTATTATAAATATACGAATCCAGAATTACATGTTTATTATTATCATAAACACCTTCTAAGCTTGAAACATGCTTTTAGCCATGAGGAGAAATCTGCTATTGTCGCTGATGTTGATCGGCAGAAAGAATATGGGAAAATCAGAATATTACATGGTTCGCAAAACTTGGCAATTGTTGATATCTATATTAACGGTATGCGTATGTTTAAAGAGGTGTCCTTTAAAACAATGAGCAATGATTTAACATTGCCGGCAGGAAAATACCAAATTGATATTTATGAAACTGGAAAAATGATTGATGCCTTATGCAGTCAGAAAATTAGTGTGGAGAGCAACATATATCATACTTTCGCTTTTTCTGGCTCTGAGAAGAAAATAAAGATCCATTCTTTTCCCGAATATACAGTTGTCCCACCTAACGAAACAAAATTACGATTTATTCAACTGGCAGAAAACTTGCCAACAATTGATATCGCTGTTCAAAAAGGCGATACCGTCTTTCCTTCCATCCTTTATAAAGGAGCTAGCTCTTATTTAGGTTTGTATCCAATGACCGTTAACTTAGAGGCAAGAAATGCAGAAACAAAAGAAGTAATAATCGCATTTCCACCAATACGGTTAGAAGCTGATAAAACATACAGTGCAATTATTGTGGAAGGACACGAAGACAAACGATGTGAATTACTGTTATTTTCCTGTTAA
- a CDS encoding IS4 family transposase, whose product MDKITRKTSFGQWFSPINLQLFEETVKTLKLDYYTKKLKTDSFLKLLLFAQLQEVESLHELSDCLFDDQLQKGIDLDSISISQLSRRLNGINPDLFQRLFLDLVAQIHAKTHYTKLIMPLKIIDSSTLPLNLTNHKWAKFRKTKAGVKLHLRLVFMEKGSSYPEKAVLTTAKEHDRGQLEIMVDDKECMYVFDRGYLDYERFDRMTDDGYFFLSRLRKNAVIREVYNFKLPENSAVLSDQMVLIGTTQNRAENYFRLLKVMDSKGNELHLITNRFDLSAEEISEMYKSRWAIELFFKWIKQHLSIKKFYGQSEWAIQNQVFIALIVFCLHVLVQLETRSKRKTLQISRYLRAALWKPAHIWLRKIEGKAIP is encoded by the coding sequence ATGGACAAGATTACACGAAAAACTTCATTTGGACAATGGTTTTCACCAATAAATCTTCAACTTTTTGAAGAAACCGTGAAAACGTTGAAATTAGATTACTATACGAAAAAACTAAAAACAGACTCATTTCTAAAATTACTCCTTTTTGCACAGCTACAAGAAGTCGAAAGTTTGCATGAGCTAAGCGATTGTCTTTTCGACGACCAACTACAAAAAGGCATTGATCTTGATTCAATCAGTATTTCTCAGCTCTCACGCCGATTAAACGGTATAAATCCAGATTTATTTCAAAGGCTTTTCCTTGATTTAGTCGCACAAATTCATGCAAAAACACATTATACAAAGCTTATTATGCCGTTAAAAATCATTGATTCAAGCACATTGCCACTTAATTTGACCAATCATAAATGGGCAAAGTTCCGCAAAACAAAAGCGGGTGTCAAGTTGCATTTGAGACTTGTGTTTATGGAAAAAGGGAGTTCCTATCCTGAAAAGGCTGTTTTAACAACGGCAAAAGAACATGATCGTGGTCAGCTTGAAATCATGGTTGATGATAAAGAATGCATGTATGTGTTTGACCGTGGCTACCTAGATTACGAGCGCTTTGACCGAATGACAGATGATGGTTACTTTTTTCTTTCAAGGCTACGGAAAAACGCAGTCATACGGGAAGTTTATAATTTTAAACTACCCGAGAATTCAGCTGTTTTGTCAGATCAAATGGTGTTGATTGGTACGACTCAAAACCGTGCTGAAAATTACTTTCGTCTTCTAAAAGTGATGGATTCAAAAGGAAATGAACTGCATTTAATTACCAATCGTTTTGATTTGAGTGCCGAAGAAATTTCAGAGATGTACAAATCACGGTGGGCAATTGAGTTGTTCTTTAAATGGATCAAACAGCATCTCAGCATCAAAAAGTTCTACGGTCAAAGTGAATGGGCGATTCAAAACCAAGTGTTTATCGCACTGATTGTTTTTTGCCTACATGTTCTCGTACAACTTGAAACAAGAAGTAAGCGAAAAACCTTACAAATTAGCCGTTATTTAAGGGCTGCATTGTGGAAACCAGCCCATATCTGGCTTCGAAAGATTGAAGGGAAAGCCATCCCTTAA